The genomic segment tcatgactccaagTCAACATACCACAAAATGTGGCAAACTCTATGCAAGCAGATAGGTCTGACACAAAGGGGCTGATCATTTAATACTTCGAATAGTAACTTATAGTGAGAAAAACGTCACAAGACATATTTACTGCTGCTCAAGCCAAAGTGTTGAACAATGAAAAGCCAAGAAAGCACAAGTTTTTATGTTCAATTTTCAGTTTACAATGCTATGTTGAGAGTTACCTATTCCCACAATTCACGAGTCCACGTGGGCGTAACTCAACCTTGTTCCAGTTGTAAAGCTGTACGAAAAGTTCATATGAAAATGAACCCTGTAAAATTGAAATGATGTCACAGTTCGCATGGTACAAGGGAGGAggatcattaaaatgacaatggAAGCTTCTAACATACCTCGTATTTTCCTATAGGACCAATTTTAGAACCCAAATAACTTTGCCTAATGGAGTTAGAAGCTTGAAGTTGGTCCATGACTCTCCTTGTTGACGCATTAATACCACTTTTAGCATCGTGCGCGTCACAACCACGGCCACCTTCATTTTTCACAGACTGCACATCCAGAATAGCATGCTTCCTGGTGCAGCCACTAGAAGGCATATCAGTTTTAGAATCTTTTACTCGACATTCCACAGCATCTGAATTAGCAAATGTCCTATCAACTTTACTCTCCAATATTTTAGGAGCTAGATATTGCAAGCCACGAGCTTCAACATCATCTGTATTCCGTGCATGCCCTTTAGATTCAGAATCTTTACGTTCAAGACTAGTACCAGAAAAGGAGGATTTAGCTTTTTCCATCTTTGAGCTCCATTCAGGTGAGGTATTTTTAACATTAAGATGGGTAGGCACTTGGCAGTTCAATAAAATTGGTCCTCTGGACTTCAAACAATCTGCATTTCTTTTCTCTGATAATGCAGCTTCATGTGTTGGATTTCTGGCCAGTGATGTGGGACTGAGAGTATCTTTCATTACTTTGTTCATGCCAAAACCGATCACTTCCACCTGAGCATCGCTTCTACCCGAAGAGGAAAAACAAGAAGAGCGAGAATTTGGATCTTTTATGACACGCAATTCATCAGGCGCATCAATCTTAGATCTAATGGGTTCAACTGTTGCCTCCCAAAAATCAGAGGGCGTGGAAGGTTCAAAAAGTGGAAATTCTTCAGATCCTGAAGCATCTCTGCCCAATGAAATTGAAGATTCTGATAGCTCATCTGTATCAATGCAACCCGATTCGAACTGAAGCGAAACACCAGTTATGGCAACATCCTCTACCATATTGGTCGAACTAGATTGCTTGGGCAAGAGGGGCTTAACTGCCTCAAATTGATTGGATTTGTTAAAATTTCTATTTGAAGCAATGGGCATGTTACTCGAAATGGCAGATGAAATTTGTTCATCAGGAAGTAAGTCGACCGATGGTTTGGAAATATTACCAGTTTCTTTCCCATCATAATTGTTTGCAATTTTATTGCTATTCTTCCCACCGAGCAGATGAAGAGAGGGATCAGAACATACGTAGTCTCCAGATGATAGAGGATGTCTTGAAGCAATCCCATTCAAATTGCCACTGCTTTTAAACTCATCTTGCTCAAAGAGCACCACATCATCGCTCAGGTGAGAGGAAAATGAACTGCATTCATCCTTGTGGCCTTGTCGCCAATGAATTATTTGACACTTTCCAGAGCTGCAACCATTTGTAATGAATTAATATAAATGCAACACAAGAATATATACAACACAAGACAAAATATTAAAGTATCATAATCACAAGATAGAACAATATGGAACAAGACTGCATAGAAATTGTAAAACAAGATTTAGCGTACCATTGGTAAGTTATATGAGAAACCTAAAAGAAGGTGGCATCTTATAAGCCTAATCTTCCACAATATTAAGTGTAAGGGTATGTTTGGTTGCATTGATTAACAGAGTGATTGATGGCATGAATTTATAAGGAATTTGATATGATGGATTCAAAAGTAAAATGACAGAATCAATTCGTGTGACCGACTGGATCACTGGATTAACCGAGGATAACCGAAAAAGTCATTTCGTAAAACCTTCTCTCCTCCATCAACTCTTCATTATATCTCATCTACTATAATTTTAGCACCAAATCCAATGTTCAGCCAGAGCAAGAGCAACATTAATGGAAGTTTGACTACAAAGAAACAACATTAAAGTTTGTCCATTTCCTTGAGAAGAGGAGCTTGTGGTTGCCGGTAGCCATGACTAAGTGTAAAAATTCAGAAGCATTGAATGTGCTGGAGAGACAAATGGAGGTGGACATGgtattttgtaaaaaaactGCCTACCTTCTCTTGAAACATTTCTCAGTATAAACAGTTCCAAGAAAAGTCCATATATTTCCAATGTCCTTCAAACAAATAAAGGATTTTTTTTAGCCATGCCACATCCACCACCACCAATAGCTTTACAATTATAAACCACCACCATCACCCCACCCAATCACCACTACTCtcttttttgattttttttaagtcCCTACTCCagttttcatattttaaaattcagaCAAAGACCTCTCAAAGAATCAAACAATGATTCCTAGCGCTATCACCAACCTATAGTCCATACCCATGGTCAAGGCCAAAGGCCTTTGTTGTCTAGTTTTTGCTACGTATTGTATTATAAGTAAGATGGTGATGTGAGTTGACCACAGAGTAATACAATGGTAACTTTGATGCAAGATTATTTTCTTGAACCGCTACTCATCATGTAAACCAAACATAACTTAAAAAAGGATGCTTGCTCGTAGGTTCACTCTGATTGACGAAATTGATAATTtgaattaaatatttatggTCCAACCACTAAACAATGAGCCATAAATTACAAGAAGGGTAAATATTGGCAAACCATTGAAGCAAATATAGTGTTTATGCATTAAGTTCAAGTACAGTAGGTTTACTTGGCAACGCTTATGAGATTTCTACcaagaaaaaataaagaaaagtattaattttacGGGTCTCTACAGCTAAATATAATGACACAGCCTCCTCTTTTAGTAGCAAGTGACATTTGTAAATCATGCCAACCAGATGACGAACACATCATACAATACAAATTAATCAACCTGAGGGAAAAACACTTACATTCTTAGCAAGAAAGAGGGGTCACTTCAGTCATCACTAATATGTTCTAGGCATCTAACATACTTAGCACTTactcaaattttttataaattaaagcCCATAGATACCGAAGTAGCCAAAGCCTCATTAAGTGTTCTAGCATGCTACTGAATATCTTCTCATACTTATTGCTTCTACAATCTACACATTTGAATCTTATTTCAGGAATTTTGTATGTGTCTGTCTTCTTTCGCTGGGATAATGACCAATATTTATAAGATCACTTACCCTTTGGACAAGTAATCAAACGGAGATGAACATGATTTTCATACTAGCTCCATTGCATAGAACAAGAGCTGCGTAAATGTGGAATAAACTAGAAACAGCATGCATTACACGGGTGAAGCAGACGGGGTTTGTGTAATGTTAGAAGATATTTAATAAAGATATATCAAATGTTTGAATTGTCAAGcgacaaattttaattttatatttattcttttatttttagtaAGTGTAGAGATGCTTGTAACTGGAGTAGTTACTCCTCATTAATGTTGCTTTCCTGGGCTGGATTAATAGCTTTCAGAGCCAGCTTTTCAGCATATTCATCCATTTACTGTGTAAAATCGTTTTTAATATGTCTGTCTCCTATTATTTAATAAAGATTTTCCATCTATAAATAGGATATGAGCCAGTGTTCAAAACCTGATGCCACTTCGAGGTGGATTTTAGGTAAATGACCAGCGATAAGATCACACGCAGTTCCCTTATCCAAAATATGTCAATTTTTCTTTAATCCTTTTTTAACAGTTGCCATTTGCAAGCGTACAACTAAAAACGGAAAGGTTAGAAAAAATGGAGGTTATTACCCAacttgaaaaaataaatttactgATACTTAAGTTGCCATAAGTGGTTGTGTGCGGCGTGCGCTTAAGCCCAAGAACAAATAACTAAAACATGATTATGTGAGTATCGAAATAAAACTTCTGCATACTTTGAAGTTTGAATCATTCCACAACCAATTCATACTTGTGGAAATTCTTCTGTCTTAGATGAAAGTGAGGGTTCTCTTGTAACGCACTAGAATTGCATTATCAGTACACACAAGAGTTCCAGTGCCTCGCCCCAACTTCTTGTACTTGATAGCTAAAGGCTCGCATACGGAAGAATTTAGGCAAGGGAAGCAAAGAAAACATGCTGTTGTGAATAGATTCACTAGCAAAAGGAAACACAGCAGAAAACCTAATCTTATTgtcattatttatataattatatagcACGCTAATATTAAGATAAAAGCGATTTTTCTCTCTCTTAAAAATCCCATCTTTTATAAGCATCCAAACCCAGTCACAAAGTCACTGTTGTAACACAGAAACTGCCCTCTACTTAATTTCATATGAATTTGACCATTTACAGTTATGCTTCCCCTGGAGAAAATCAGCAAACAGTGTAACATATTACCATGCTAGATTAAGAACTATGTAAAGTAAATGAACCTAGTAACATTTGCTCTTATTGATTCACCCATTAATTTGTAACAAAACAGTCAGAAAAACCAGAACTTCAGATGCTTCCTTGTTTTCGAGCCAGATTTAACCGGGAAATTCGTGCACcaagaaaaaaatataagagAGACAAACTAAGTAATTgaaaataaatccaaaacttcgGGCGGGGCGAGTACGGTGAACCAACATACCAGTAACGAACAGCTTTACATCTCTTGCAGCGCGTTGTAGTTGGACTAAAGCAGACCTCACACTGATACTGGAATTGCCGTTGGGGAGACGATCCCGGTACCATGGCCATCGGTTCCTCCTCATAGCCGCAGTAGGTAGCTAAGGCCTCGAGCTCGGCCCTAGCTGTCTCGCCCGATGCCAAGGCCAATAGCCTCTTGATCTCCTGCCTCCGTGCCACCGCGAGCCGCCATTTCCGGCGAGCAACAAACCACccaaccaccaccaccaccaccaccaccacactGGACAACCACCACCCTAGATCCGCTCCCAAAAGCATTTATTCATAAATAGCAATGATTTACAAAGCTTCCAGAAAAACCCAATTCCTCCACACTCTTAGATTACATCCCCCAACCCTAGCAACTAAAAAGAACCCCACGCAACAAAATAATCGATCGATCGACCGATTGAGAGATCCTCTCCAGCACAAGAAACTGCGAAAATCCTTCAAGAAATTGCTCCACACAGTGAGCCCCAGATTCTAAGATCGAGATTTAAGGGCTTTTCTTCAAAGCTTGACAGAGAAATTTTGTCCGGAAGGAAAGTATACAATAAAAAGGTAAGAAAATTATT from the Primulina eburnea isolate SZY01 chromosome 3, ASM2296580v1, whole genome shotgun sequence genome contains:
- the LOC140827612 gene encoding ubiquitin carboxyl-terminal hydrolase 17, with the protein product MLLGADLGWWLSSVVVVVVVVVGWFVARRKWRLAVARRQEIKRLLALASGETARAELEALATYCGYEEEPMAMVPGSSPQRQFQYQCEVCFSPTTTRCKRCKAVRYCSGKCQIIHWRQGHKDECSSFSSHLSDDVVLFEQDEFKSSGNLNGIASRHPLSSGDYVCSDPSLHLLGGKNSNKIANNYDGKETGNISKPSVDLLPDEQISSAISSNMPIASNRNFNKSNQFEAVKPLLPKQSSSTNMVEDVAITGVSLQFESGCIDTDELSESSISLGRDASGSEEFPLFEPSTPSDFWEATVEPIRSKIDAPDELRVIKDPNSRSSCFSSSGRSDAQVEVIGFGMNKVMKDTLSPTSLARNPTHEAALSEKRNADCLKSRGPILLNCQVPTHLNVKNTSPEWSSKMEKAKSSFSGTSLERKDSESKGHARNTDDVEARGLQYLAPKILESKVDRTFANSDAVECRVKDSKTDMPSSGCTRKHAILDVQSVKNEGGRGCDAHDAKSGINASTRRVMDQLQASNSIRQSYLGSKIGPIGKYEGSFSYELFVQLYNWNKVELRPRGLVNCGNSCYANAVLQCLVFTPPLTAYFLQGLHSKICGKREWCFTCEFELLVKKAKEGNSPVSPAPVLSQMERLGSHLGHGREEDAHEFLRYAIDAMQYVHLKEARFNKPNSLDEETTLVGLTFGGYLRSKIQCMRCGGKSEQRERIMDLSVEIGGDIGTVQEALHQFTRSEILDGENKYHCGRCKSYERAKKKLRVLEAPNVLTIALKRFQSGQYGKLNKVVKFPDVLNLAPFMSGTSDKSPIYRLYGVVVHLDSMNATFSGHYVCYLKNNAGRWFKADDITVQPVELEKVLSTAAYMLFYARCSPRSPKLRKSVIVPRESRKVQNQTCRCKFHPAEQWIAATCEWNVQTCNDCFYQHCSRYHLIQANSEEDALSDNSSSIFSETGSHSTESSNKESTSTDDIFDQMLGDLGNHLNKSWRSSSDSDTSSASSSPSPLYRRHSPLSDLDRYSSDTETSGSNLVKSSSQGTVSTEKRRVSFSCPNPHTRLVGSNSSCSCSRENDSNRVVGCNNSRDNKESVYLSNSLALRRGTTSSRGREK